The DNA window GAACATTATGGTCTCCACTGGGACGGCCAGGTCATCTATCAATCCCAACGTCACGATGCCTACCGCGCCGCGCTGGATCTGTTGCAGCGCCAGGGGCTCAGCTATTACTGCACCTGCCCCCGCAGCCGCATCCAGCACATCGGCGGATTGTACGACGGCCACTGCCGCGATTTGCAGCTCGGCCCGCAGGGTGCCGCCATCCGCTTGCGCCAGACCGCGCCCGTTTACGGCTTTCACGATCGCCTGCAGGGAGAGCTGCACGCCGATCCTGCTCTGGCGGGAGAAGACTTCATCATTCGCCGCCGCGACGGGCTGTTCGCCTATAACCTGGCGGTGGTGATCGACGACCATTTTCAGGGCGTGACCGAGATTGTGCGCGGCGCCGACCTGATCGAACCGACGGTGCGCCAAATCGCCCTCTACCGCCAGCTGCAGGCGCCGGTGCCCGCCTATGTGCATCTGCCGCTGGCGCTGGGCGCCAACGGCATCAAGCTGTCGAAGCAAAATCATGCGCCGGCGTTGCCCGCAGGCGATCCGCGCCCGGTGCTGATCGCCGCGCTGGAATTTCTGCGCCAACCGCTGCCGGAAAGCTGGCAAGATCTTGACCTGCCATTATTATTGAGCTGGGCAGTCGAACATTGGCGGTTGGAAAACGTGCCGCGTCAGGAGGCTATCCCTCTGGATGAAAACACGCCGGCATTCTCAAAGGAGCCCTGGTGAGCTATGATTAGCCGCTATTTTTTGTTAGCTCCATTTTTATCAGTCACTATCGAGGTGTACCATTTTTACCCGAGTAGCCAACTTCTGTCGTAAGGTACTGACCCGCGATGACAAGCTGCCCCGCGACGACGCGGCGGCCGGCGATAAAAACGTAGTCCGCGAAGAGCGTGCCGCGGCGCCAAGCCGCCCTGCGCCGCAGCCGCGCGCCGCCGATAACGGCAGCAGCGCCCCTGCCCGCCGCTCAACGCCGCGCAAGCGTCCGCCTTTCCCCCTCGCCGAGAGCAACGACTCGATGACCGTGATCCCGCGCGAACAGCACTCGATTTCCCGCAAAGACATCAGCGAGAATGCGCTGAAAGTGCTTTATCGCCTGAACAAGTCCGGCTACGAGGCCTATCTGGTCGGCGGCGGCGTACGCGATCTGTTGCTCGGCAAAAAGCCGAAAGACTTCGACATCACCACCAACGCCACGCCGGAGCAAGTGCGCAAGCTGTTCCGCAACTGCCGCCTGGTCGGTCGCCGTTTCCGCCTGGCGCACGTGATGTTCGGGCCGGAGATCATCGAAGTGGCTACTTTCCGCGGCCACCACGAACAAAATCAGGAATCCGACAAGAACTCCTCCCAGCAGGCGCAAAACGGCATGCTGCTGCGCGACAACATCTTCGGCTCGATCGAGGAAGACGCCCAGCGCCGTGATTTCACCATCAACAGCCTGTACTACGGCGTGGCGGATTTCACCCTGCGCGATTACGTCGGCGGCCTGAACGACCTGAAACAAGGCGTGATTCGCCTGATCGGCGATCCGGAAACCCGCTACCGCGAAGATCCGGTGCGCATGCTGCGCGCGGTGCGCTTCGCCGCCAAACTGGATATGCGCATCAGCGAAGAAACCGCCGAGCCGATCCCTCGTCTGGCCTCGCTGCTGCATGAGATCCCACCGGCGCGTCTGTTCGAAGAATCCCTCAAGCTGCTGCAGGCGGGTTACGGTTTCCAGACCTACCTGAAGCTGTGCGAATACCAGCTGTTCCAACCGCTGTTCCCGCTGATCGCCCGAAACTTTACGCCGAACCACGATACGCCGATGGAACGCATTCTGGTGCAGGTGCTGAAAAACACCGATCATCGTCTGCAGAACGACATGCGCGTCAATCCGGCGTTCCTGTTCGCCGCCATGCTGTGGTACCCGCTGCTGGAGCACGCGCAGAAGCTGGCGCAGGAAAGCGGCCTGGCCTATTACGACGCCTTCGCTCTGGCGATGAACGACGTGCTCGACGAGCAGTGCCGCTCGTTGGCCATCCCGAAACGCATCACCACGCTGGTGCGCGATATCTGGCAGCTGCAGCTGCGCCTGTCCCGCCGCCAGGGCAAACGCGCGCACAAACTGATGGAGCATCCGAAATTCCGCGCAGCCTATGATTTGCTGGCGCTGCGCGCGGAAGTGGAAGACAATCAGGAAATGTTGCGTCTGGCCGAGTGGTGGGGCGAATTCCAGGACGCCACGCCGGCGCGGCAGAAAGCCATGCTGAGCACCCTGGGTGACGATCCGGCGCCGCGCCGCGCGCGTCAACGCCGCCCTCGCCGCCGGGCACCGCGTAAAGAAGGGGCATAATGATCCGCGTTTATATCGCGCTGGGCAGCAACCTGGCGCAGCCGCTGCAACAGGTTAAAGCCGCACTGGAGGCGCTGGAGCATCTCCCGCGCACCCGGTTGGTCACCTGTTCTTCGTTTTACCGCACCAAGCCGCTGGGGCCGCAAAACCAGCCGGACTTTCTCAATGCGGTGGTGGCACTGGATACCCTGTTGCCGCCCGAACAGCTGCTCGACCATACCCAGGCGATAGAACGCAATCAGGGGCGCGTGCGCAAGGACGAACGCTGGGGGCCACGCACGCTCGATCTGGACATCATGCTGTACGGCGACAAGGTGATCCATACCGAGCGTCTGACGGTGCCGCATTACGGCCTGAAAGAGCGCGAATTCATGCTCTACCCGCTGGCGGAAATCGCCCCTGACCTGATTTTCCCCGATGGCGAACCGCTCGCCAGCTGCCTCAAGCGCGTGCCGGAAAACGGCATGGCGCTGTGGCATCAGCCCAAACCGAAGTCCTGACCCGCCTACAGCGCCAGCCGCGCAACGAACCCGCCCGCCGGGCGATTGGCGAAGCTGACCTGCAAACCATGCAGCCCGGCGATGCGCTGTACGATCGATAATCCCAGCCCGCTGCCGGTTTGTTCCTGCCCCGGCGGGCGATAGAAGCGTTCTCCCAGCCGCGCCAGATGCTCCGTGGTCACCCCCGGACCGTCGTCCTCCACCGTCAGCGAGCGTTCGCTCAATGTCACGGTGACCACGCCGCCCTTCGGGGTGTAGCGCACCGCGTTGTCCAGCAAGTTGCGCAATAGCAGCGACAGCAGTAAGGTCTGGCCCTGACGCGCCGGCGGCGTTCCCTGCTGTTCATAACGCAGCGTCACGCCCGCCGCATGAGCCTGCTTATCCTGTTCCGCCAGGGTCATCGTCACCAGTTCGTTCCAGTCGACCGGCGCCAGCTCGGCCAAATCCGACAGCGAATCCAGCCGCGACAGCGTGAGCAGTTGATCCACCAGCCGGGTGGCGCGATCGATGCCCACCGTCAAATTGTCCAGCGCATGCTCGCGCATCGGCGCATCGTCCCCCGCCAACTGCACCACTTCGGTCTGCACCCGCAGCGCCGCCAGCGGGCTACGCAGCTCGTGCGCGGCATCGGAGGTGAAGCGCCGTTCCCGCACCAGCAAAGCGTTGATGCGGGCGAACAGCGCATTGAGCGCATCCACCAGCGGACGCACCTCGGTCGGCACCTGGCGCGCGTCCAGCGGCGTCTCGTCATCGGGTGCGCGCCGGCGCAAACCGGCCGCCACCGCGCGCAGCGGCCGCAGCTCGCGCCCTACCATCAGCGCGATCAGCAGCATCAGCACCGGCAGCGTCACCAGCCAGGGCACCAGCTGGCCGGTCACCATGCCCAGCGCCATATCGCGCCGGTAATCCCATTCCTGACCAACCACGATACGGTAACGACCATCCGGGCTGGTCAGCCACAGCAGACGCCAGCTGTCGTCATCACCTTTGCGCTCGCCGTCGGTAAAACCTTCTCGCTCTTCGTCAAACAGGAAGTCGGCGCCGTTCTCGCCGTCGTTGAGCAGCATCTTGCCCTGGCGATCGAAGATGGCGAACGCCAGCGCGTCGTCGTCCTGCTCGCCACGCTTGCCGTGGTGCACCAGCTTCTTGGTTTTCGGCAGGCTGCGCGCGCTTTCATCGGCCAGCAGATCGCCAAGGTTGGCGGTCGCCAGCCGTTTGGCGAACAGCATCTGTTGGGTGTCGAACACTTCGTTGATGGTGTTGCGCGACATCACCCAGGCCACCACGCTGGCGGTGCTCCAGGTCAGCAGCGCCAACAGGCTGAAGATCAGGATCAGACGCAGCCGCAGGCTGAGACGCTTCACGGCGCATCCCCCAGCGTGTAACCCACGCCGTGGATGGTGCGGATGAAACCGTTGCCCAGCTTGCGCCGCAGGTGATGAATATGCACTTCCACCGCGTTGCTGCTCACCTCGTCGTCCCAGTTATACAGCTTCTCCTGAATCAACGGCCGCGCCAGCACCCGCCCCTTGTTGTGCAGGAACAGTTCCAGCACCGCCAATTCACGCGGCGTCAGCGTCACCGGCTCGCCGTTGCAGCTCACGCTGCGGGTGGCGCTGTCGAACACCACGTTGCCGTGCG is part of the Serratia surfactantfaciens genome and encodes:
- the gluQRS gene encoding tRNA glutamyl-Q(34) synthetase GluQRS encodes the protein MQESHYVGRFAPSPSGDLHFGSLIAALGSYLQARAQRGQWLVRIEDIDPPREVPGAAVRILSALEHYGLHWDGQVIYQSQRHDAYRAALDLLQRQGLSYYCTCPRSRIQHIGGLYDGHCRDLQLGPQGAAIRLRQTAPVYGFHDRLQGELHADPALAGEDFIIRRRDGLFAYNLAVVIDDHFQGVTEIVRGADLIEPTVRQIALYRQLQAPVPAYVHLPLALGANGIKLSKQNHAPALPAGDPRPVLIAALEFLRQPLPESWQDLDLPLLLSWAVEHWRLENVPRQEAIPLDENTPAFSKEPW
- the pcnB gene encoding polynucleotide adenylyltransferase PcnB → MFTRVANFCRKVLTRDDKLPRDDAAAGDKNVVREERAAAPSRPAPQPRAADNGSSAPARRSTPRKRPPFPLAESNDSMTVIPREQHSISRKDISENALKVLYRLNKSGYEAYLVGGGVRDLLLGKKPKDFDITTNATPEQVRKLFRNCRLVGRRFRLAHVMFGPEIIEVATFRGHHEQNQESDKNSSQQAQNGMLLRDNIFGSIEEDAQRRDFTINSLYYGVADFTLRDYVGGLNDLKQGVIRLIGDPETRYREDPVRMLRAVRFAAKLDMRISEETAEPIPRLASLLHEIPPARLFEESLKLLQAGYGFQTYLKLCEYQLFQPLFPLIARNFTPNHDTPMERILVQVLKNTDHRLQNDMRVNPAFLFAAMLWYPLLEHAQKLAQESGLAYYDAFALAMNDVLDEQCRSLAIPKRITTLVRDIWQLQLRLSRRQGKRAHKLMEHPKFRAAYDLLALRAEVEDNQEMLRLAEWWGEFQDATPARQKAMLSTLGDDPAPRRARQRRPRRRAPRKEGA
- the folK gene encoding 2-amino-4-hydroxy-6-hydroxymethyldihydropteridine diphosphokinase codes for the protein MIRVYIALGSNLAQPLQQVKAALEALEHLPRTRLVTCSSFYRTKPLGPQNQPDFLNAVVALDTLLPPEQLLDHTQAIERNQGRVRKDERWGPRTLDLDIMLYGDKVIHTERLTVPHYGLKEREFMLYPLAEIAPDLIFPDGEPLASCLKRVPENGMALWHQPKPKS
- the qseC gene encoding quorum sensing histidine kinase QseC; the protein is MKRLSLRLRLILIFSLLALLTWSTASVVAWVMSRNTINEVFDTQQMLFAKRLATANLGDLLADESARSLPKTKKLVHHGKRGEQDDDALAFAIFDRQGKMLLNDGENGADFLFDEEREGFTDGERKGDDDSWRLLWLTSPDGRYRIVVGQEWDYRRDMALGMVTGQLVPWLVTLPVLMLLIALMVGRELRPLRAVAAGLRRRAPDDETPLDARQVPTEVRPLVDALNALFARINALLVRERRFTSDAAHELRSPLAALRVQTEVVQLAGDDAPMREHALDNLTVGIDRATRLVDQLLTLSRLDSLSDLAELAPVDWNELVTMTLAEQDKQAHAAGVTLRYEQQGTPPARQGQTLLLSLLLRNLLDNAVRYTPKGGVVTVTLSERSLTVEDDGPGVTTEHLARLGERFYRPPGQEQTGSGLGLSIVQRIAGLHGLQVSFANRPAGGFVARLAL